A genomic window from Vigna radiata var. radiata cultivar VC1973A chromosome 2, Vradiata_ver6, whole genome shotgun sequence includes:
- the LOC106756204 gene encoding zinc finger CCCH domain-containing protein 30-like yields the protein MKTLTVNTEDSFSSLLELASNNDIEGFKVLLEKDPSAINEVGFWYGRQNGSKQIVLEHRTPLMVAATYGSNDVLKLILMCPEADVNFACGANKTTALHCAASGGSANAVETVKLLLSAGADASCMDAYGNRPVDVIVVPPKLQEMKPVLEELLSDSASDGSIGGSIGELSVPVSVNSSSPGSPNGLPYSPSDSPPSPVVAKFTEAAIGSLSEKKEYPIDPSLPDIKNSIYATDEFRMFSFKVRPCSRAYSHDWTECPFVHPGENARRRDPRKFHYSCVPCPDFRKGACRRGDMCEYAHGVFECWLHPAQYRTRLCKDGTSCNRRVCFFAHTAEELRPLYVSTGSAVPSPRSSASAPNVMDMAAAMSLLPGSPSAVSSMSPSHFGQPMSPSANGMSLSSGAWAQPNVPALHLPGSNLQSSRLRSSLSARDIPPEDLNGMLDLDGHQHPLNDLSCYLQPRPGAGSVSRSGRSKTLTPANLEELFSAEISSSPRYSDPAAASVFSPTHKSAVLNQFQQIQSMLSPINTNLLSPKSVDHPLLQASFGVSSSGRMSPRSVEPISPMSTRMSAFAQREKQQQQQLQLRSVSSRDLGANSPASIVGSPVNGWSKWGSPNGKADWSVNGDELGGKMRRSSSFELKHNGEEPDLSWVQSLVKESPPEMMKEKFASPLPTAPSADGPNSNPQIESIDHSVLGAWLEQMQLDQLVV from the coding sequence ATGAAAACGCTAACAGTTAACACCGAAGATTCTTTTTCCAGTCTGCTAGAGCTTGCCTCTAACAATGATATTGAAGGTTTTAAGGTTCTTTTAGAGAAGGATCCTTCTGCGATCAACGAGGTTGGATTCTGGTATGGACGTCAAAACGGATCAAAGCAAATTGTTCTTGAGCATCGCACTCCTCTGATGGTCGCAGCTACTTACGGTAGCAATGATGTTCTCAAGCTTATTCTGATGTGCCCTGAGGCTGATGTGAATTTCGCATGTGGGGCGAATAAAACCACTGCCCTTCACTGTGCTGCTTCTGGTGGGTCTGCCAATGCTGTTGAAACTGTGAAGCTGCTATTATCCGCAGGTGCTGATGCGAGTTGCATGGATGCCTATGGAAATCGCCCAGTAGATGTGATTGTTGTCCCTCCTAAGCTGCAAGAAATGAAACCTGTGCTTGAGGAGCTTTTATCCGACAGTGCTTCGGACGGGTCTATTGGTGGGTCCATTGGTGAATTATCTGTTCCTGTGTCTGTCAATTCATCCAGCCCTGGTTCCCCTAATGGTTTGCCATACTCTCCGTCAGACTCGCCACCATCTCCTGTGGTAGCAAAGTTTACTGAAGCAGCTATTGGGTCTTTGTCAGAGAAGAAGGAGTATCCCATAGATCCATCTCTGCCTGATATAAAGAACAGCATATACGCCACTGACGAGTTTCGGATGTTTTCCTTCAAGGTCAGGCCTTGTTCCAGGGCCTACTCTCATGATTGGACGGAGTGCCCATTTGTTCACCCCGGAGAGAACGCAAGGAGGAGAGACCCTAGGAAGTTTCATTACAGTTGTGTGCCGTGCCCTGATTTTAGGAAAGGGGCTTGTAGGCGAGGAGACATGTGTGAATATGCTCATGGGGTGTTTGAGTGCTGGCTTCACCCGGCTCAGTATCGGACACGGCTTTGCAAAGATGGTACTAGCTGCAATCGTAGGGTGTGTTTTTTCGCTCACACTGCAGAGGAGCTGCGTCCACTGTATGTATCCACTGGATCTGCTGTTCCTTCACCACGATCATCGGCCTCGGCTCCTAATGTCATGGACATGGCTGCTGCGATGAGCCTTCTGCCGGGTTCGCCTTCGGCTGTCTCTTCCATGTCGCCATCTCACTTTGGGCAACCAATGTCCCCATCTGCCAATGGCATGTCACTTTCCTCTGGTGCCTGGGCACAGCCAAACGTGCCTGCTCTTCATTTACCAGGAAGCAATCTTCAATCTAGCCGATTGAGGTCTTCCCTTAGTGCACGAGACATTCCACCGGAAGACTTGAACGGAATGCTTGATCTTGATGGCCACCAGCACCCTTTGAATGACTTGAGCTGTTACTTACAGCCTCGCCCTGGTGCTGGTTCTGTGAGTCGATCTGGTCGGTCCAAGACCCTAACTCCAGCAAATCTGGAAGAGCTTTTTTCTGCTGAAATTTCATCGTCTCCCCGGTATTCGGATCCAGCAGCGGCGTCTGTGTTTTCTCCAACCCACAAATCAGCTGTTCTCAATCAGTTTCAACAGATTCAGAGCATGTTATCACCAATTAATACTAATTTACTTTCTCCTAAGAGCGTTGACCATCCTCTTTTACAGGCCTCCTTTGGCGTCTCTTCGTCTGGAAGGATGTCACCAAGAAGTGTGGAACCAATCTCACCGATGAGCACACGCATGTCGGCGTTTGCTCAGCGTGAGaaacagcagcagcagcagctaCAGCTGCGAAGTGTCAGTTCAAGGGACCTTGGTGCCAACAGTCCTGCCTCAATTGTTGGCTCACCTGTAAACGGTTGGTCCAAGTGGGGATCTCCTAATGGAAAAGCTGATTGGTCAGTAAACGGAGACGAGCTTGGTGGTAAGATGCGAAGGTCATCCTCGTTCGAGCTTAAGCACAATGGTGAAGAGCCTGATCTGTCATGGGTCCAGTCTCTGGTGAAGGAATCCCCACCTGAGATGATGAAAGAGAAGTTTGCTTCTCCTCTGCCCACAGCTCCATCAGCGGATGGACCAAATTCTAATCCTCAAATTGAATCCATTGATCATTCCGTTTTAGGAGCCTGGCTTGAGCAAATGCAACTGGATCAGCTTGTAGTCTAG